The region atccccatattattacttaccctcttgctcttttgcaccccagtatcgctacttgcacatcatcatctgcacatatatcactccagtattaatgctaaattgtaattattttcgcctctatggcctatttattgcctacctgcCTACtctcctacatttgcacacactgtacatagatctttctatttttattttcttttgtgttattgactgtacatttgtttatgtgtaactctgtgttgttgtttttgtcacactgctttgctttatcttggccaggtcgcagttgtaaatgagaacttgttctcaactggcctacctggttaaataaaggtgaaataaaacatttaaaaataaacaCAAGTATGCAGAGCTGCAGTGCAGGAAGTGTCACTCTGAAGAGGGCACTGTTTCCTCACAATAATACCGTGTTGGTGAGGGTAAAGCAGGAGGATAGAGGGCCATGAAGCCAGAtggcacaaagaccagggagcacCATTTCCTTACCAGTCCAGCTAAGTCCCAGGTGGTCAGCCACGATGGCCATCCGCAGGTCTGTTCGCTCACAGGGACTCTGAGGACCTGAAGGGCAGAGAACATCTATTAATCAACACTGTTCAGTATCTTTTCTACTGACTGAAATTGGAGTACAGAGGACTCTTTCCTTTTCTGGCCAAGCGTGGAATTTTCCAAATTATATAAATTCATACTGAGTGTTTTGCAGCCTCTCCTCTGGGTTTGATATAGACATGTTTAATCAACAGGTTTACCGTGAATGTGAATTGTATTATTCAATGGGTTGGTTAGGCTGACAACACTTCAGATTTGGTTTCCAGAATGGCAAGAAAAGGCAGACTAGACACAATATGACGGACTACAGTGTGTCATTTGGACACAGATGCTCTGTGAATGTTTGTGAATAtgtatcctcaaagcaggcagtAATTGTCATAAGAACTATACAAACAAAATAAAGTAAAAACATTGGTCAAAAGTGTCATGTACTCGTAGGAGCTCTAGTGGACTCACAGTTCTTAATGGGACTACACAGTACACATGCGGACAACCTTTGTGTTTTTGCTAAGGCTAATTAGCTCAGTGACACAACCTGAACATGAAATAGAATAAACTAGAACTGCTGTTATCAGTAGCCAccctgcacagacagacagatagacagactcaGTAGCCGTCAACAGGAAACTGGCTGTGCCAGTGCACCAGTCACTACTCTGGCATGCTGAGGTCTCTGACAACTAAGGGGttggggggagaaggaggagagtctGACAAGGACAAATACAGTACATAGATGACGATGACAGAATGACGGCTACTATTTTAAGAGAATAAACACGCCACAGGCAATCAATCACAACGACTTCATGCAACTAAGGTTTTAACAAGTGTGAAAGTTTTACAAACTAGGCTTGATCTCCGCGACGGGGGGCGCCCGAGGCCCCGCAACCTGACTGCCCTCCTTCCCACCAGTCCGCCTACTCCTCCTGCTCCTTTCACTGCCGGAGGCCCTGTCGACCTTAGCTCTTACGGACAAGGCCCCGGCCTCAGCTCTCGAGCCTCTACCAGACCTCGACGAGCGGGAGGGCTGAGAGGGGGCCGACAGAGAGGTGCTCCTGGAGGTGCTGTCTTCCTCGGACTGTTCTCCCTGTGTCTTTTTCTCTTCGTCTGACAGGCGGTCGGCCAGCTTTAGCGTCTCCCCGCTAATGCCCTTAAAGTACTCGATGGTGCGTTTACAAACCTCGCTGGCGTTCTCCCTACTCGTCTCACCTGCCGAGCTAACCTGAGATCTGTTTTTAATGGAGAACCTGgagggtaactgtatagctactCTTTCCCTGCTAGACTGAGCTGTTACCTGCACTGATATTGGGGAGCTGGTTGTGCTGCTCTTTTTAATATCTTTGATTGGGATTCTAGACCTGGGCTCTACTTTGGCAATGACAGGCTCTGCTCTTCTCCTGACCTCAGCCTTGACAACCTGTTTGGGTTTTTGCTTCCCTATTGCTGTGGCTTGTGTACGAAAAGACCACCCTGGCGCTTTGACAGGCAGCCTAGACTTTTGCTGCTTCGTCTCAGCTTCCTTGATGGCTTCACTTTCTCTTTGTTCAGCCTGAACACTGCTTTCTTCTACTCTCTCTACAGAGTCACTACAGAACAAAGCTTCAATCCTACTGGCTTTCTGAAGTGTGGGTTCAGAAGACGACTGCAAATTAAACACCACACTGCCACACTGTATATAGTTAGCCTGCACGCTTGAGGACTCaaggttattgttgttattgcagTTCTCTGCAGGGTAATCTCTTCTTTCTGACAGCTTTGGATCTGTGTATCCGCTAGACTGACTCTCCACTGACTGGTTTTCCAAGTTAATGTACTCTGCCATCTGACTTTCTGCCATCTCTGCCTTACATTCTTTGAGATCCCCAGAGTCTTTTTTCACTGTAATGGAGACGGCTATTCCCATCTTAATGGGGGTGCGTAATTTGGGGTCAACTTTAGAGGCCGTAATCGTGCATGAGGATGTGATCTCGGCTACAGTGACACCAGAAGGCGCATCGCTACAGCCAGTGCCAGTCTGTGCAGGGCTGCACTTTGCTGATGTGCTGCTGTCTGTGGCAGTCTCTAccttcaccccttcacccctctccCCTGTTTTTGACTGAGAGGTAACTACCCCCGGActcttaccccctctccccttgtCCCCTGATTTCCCATCAGAGGAATGCTCACCAATCTGGAAAAATTGAAGTCTCTCTTCAACAAAGTCCCGCTTGCTCATGTCAATTGCACCACTGCGCGTCATCTCAAACATCTTCCCCTCGTGGAAGGGGAAAGGGTTAGGCTCGCTAGTCGGTGTGCTCTCATCAGTCGGGGTTCTAGCAGGGGTAGTGTCTGGAGTGGTGGCTTGCGACTTGTCATCCACAGACAAACCGAAAGGCTTGGGATCTTCTTCTTTCGCTTTGGCATCAAAAACTCCTTCTCCCCCTTTGCTTGACCAGGGGTCAAAGTCTAAGCCTTTCGTGGCGACAGTTTTGAAGGTAGAGTTTAACTCCTCTTCGAGTTGATAGCCAAAGAAGTTATCTGCAAAGCCTTGTCTATCGCCCTGTCTATCTGGATGTCTTCCCTCGAGAGTGTAGTCTTTTTCATCTCCAATGTTTTGATCTGAGTTTGCTTTCCCATTATCCCCTCCATCCTCACTTGGTGTTTTCTCCTCCTCTATGACTTCAAGCTTTGATTGACTAAAGGAACGATCACATGTCTTGCCGTCATTGGACAGGCTGGATGTCTTAGGGTCTTGTTCACTCAACCCATCATCCTCATCTTGAAGGTCATAGCCATCGAGAGAGTCTATTTCAGTAGCATCTGTGTCATGAGAGAACTCAGTTGTGGCAATGGAGCAGTCTGTGATTGACTGGTCATTTTGCTCCAAGTCTTCCTCCTCTGCTTTTACAACGCCATTAGTACCTGACTCCTTGTTGTTTCCGTTCCTCTCAGGCTTTTTGGGTTTCAGAcgcttctctccttcctccttctccttcatCTTGAAGGTGTACTTTTTGTTGGGGATGGGATGGAAGATAGACTCATCATCGCTAGAGTTACTGTCATCTGCTCCAGGGGGAACTGGAGACGGAGGCTGAACCCTGATGATGGGCTCTGCAAGGAGGTGCTGATCATGCTCCTCTTGGAGGTtcacctccatcatctctgtcTCAGCCTCTGAGGAGGCACAAGACCCCCTCTTCTCAGGGTCCGAATGCTCAGCCTCTAAAGGCGGAGGTGGGGGAAACTCAATGTAAGCGACTCGTTTCTCTTTGGGTCGTTTCAATGTTTCCTGGTTTCTGTTGGAGGGTTCTGATGAGGCAGGCTTGGTTTTCTGTGGCAGAGACTCCGTGTAGATGAAGGTCTTTCCTTCGTCTTCCTCAGACTCCTCTGCTATTGGACTGGGCATGCTGGGCATATATCCAATCACGGAATCTGTCTTTCTGGAGGCAAGGCTCACCTCCTCAGAGCTTGGTGTCTCAGGAGTAACAGGACTCTTGCCAGAGCTGTCCATGAAAGTTACTTGCTCTAAAGTGTCATCCTCTGGGCTGCCTTGAGGAGATGGGGGCTGTTTTTGTTTGACAGTATAAAATGCTCCCCGTGTCTCGTGCACTGTTCGGCTCTCGTGACTCACTATTTTTTGGTACGTTCCCAGCAGCCCAGTTGTTTCTTTTTCATATTGCTTGCCCACTTGGATGCTTACATAAACTGGCAATGGTTTGATGTCTTTGAAACCCTCAGTGACAACTACAGGGGTTATGTTTTCCAAGTATTCTACTTGGTCGCTATCTATACCATTACATACTACAGTTGACTGACTACTATCATAAGAATCTGAGGATTTTTCTACTGATGAGTCGTTTGTAGATTTGTTGGCTTCAGAGCTGCCATGTAACCGATTTCTAGCTAAAGTAGGTATTTGTGATCCTGCCCTTTCACATAGTTTAACAGAGGTATCTAACTTTAATGATGTGGATTGATGATTCTCTGAGAAACTACATGGCATTCTAACAGGAATTTGCGATTCCGAGTTTTTTTTTAGACTACCGGTACGTACATCACTACTATTTGGGTTTTCTCGAACCACAAGCTCTGTGTAAATAGTTTTCTTGGTTGTCTCTTCTTTACTGGTTATTCCATCTCTAAAGCCCTGCAGTTGTCTTTGTGAATTTCTGTCATTGCCATGCGCATCTTGAACTAACGTGTGAGCTAGTTTTGACACTTGCGGTTTATAGTTTCCATTTCCATGACATTCCCAAGTTTTGAAGGACTTTTTTTCTTCCTGTTCATTTCCGTTTGTGTCGTGTTTAGGAGATGAGCATATATACCTATTAGCACTGGGGCTTGGTCCACTAGATCCTCTAACCTCACTTTCTATAACTTTCCTGGTACTTCCTGGACTGTCTGGTGATTTGGGGATATTTGAGCCAGCAAAGACTTGATACACAGGCAGCGTACTTTCCTGGAGTTTTCTTACTGGGGCATTTGATGTTTGTCCCCATTGTGGACCCTTTTCTTGCTTCTGAGCCTCTTGTTCAAATTTTAGCCTAACAGCGCTGACTTTGGAGcatgacatttgaaatggttTAGAAGCGTCACCTGCATTGCCCTGTGAAGTGCCATCACCTGGTTTTCTATTgtcatcattatactgtagcagcACTCTCCTCTCTGGGCTGCTCGGTAAACTAGCACATTTTCTATCACTAGAGCCAAATCTGTCCCTGAAACGTTCTCTACATTCCTCACCACTGCTCCCATTCTTATAGGTTGATCTTTCAGGACTGCTGTGCGTAGAGCTAGGCCCAGATCGTGTTTCCCTAAAGTCTGACCTGCGGGACTTCTTCTCAGGGGATGAGAGCTCATCATTCAGTTTCTCCGTCTTATCACGAAAAAACTGAGAGACTTCACTAAGCTTTTCCTCTGCTTCCTTAACAGTTCTGTCTACTCTGTCTTCATATATTAGCTTTTCTCTATTCTGGCTCTGTCTGTCATCAGTGACACGCATCCAAACAGAGTGCTTTGGGCTACCAGGTTCGGAGGAATACTGCAATAATGTTAGTTTGTCAAAGTTATCATCTACATTGGCATTTTCACCTGATTTGTCAATGTTTGATGACCTCAAAATATATTCTTGCCTTGATCCACTAGACCGTTCCTGACTATAACTACTCCTATCTGGGGAGTGAAAATGAGACCTGTCCCTCAAATACTCCTCGGTGTCAGAGTGAGAAGAGTCTGGTTTCTCAGAGAGAAGCATTTTGTCTGCAAAGTTGTAGGACTCCCCTCTGAGTTCTGATGATTCATCATCATTATATTCCACTGACTGCTGGCTGAGAAGCTTCAGGGCTTTGTACGAGTCATCTGCCATGAGCTGTGCAGAGCTTGGACGACTGTCGTCTTCCTGTGACATGGGCGTGTTTACTCTGGAAGACTCTAGGTAACAGGGGAGCGATTCTTcaggctcctcctctccctgtcgcGACAGTCCGCTGTTCCCTTGGTAGAAGTACATCTCCTTCTCTGGGGCATTTTTTGTTTCCCGGATGATGACCTCAGTTGGTTCAGTTTTGTTGCCCTTTTCAATGTGAACCTCGATTATTCTTTCAACCTTGGGCTTTGAGTTTATATCCCTCTGCGATGTGTCATCATTGCCGGCCCTGTGCTCAAACAGTCCAGCAAGTTCTCTGGAGGGATCCCTGCCTGACTGGAAAGCTTTCATGATATCATGCACTGACATTGATTCTTCCATCCTCTCGGATGCATTCtctttactctggggtttgtggtacacCATTCGGGTGGTAGTCGTGATGTGGGTCTCTTCCTTCACACGCATGCTCTTGCCCATTGAGTCATCGTCTGGGCTGATTTTCATCTGAAATGATTTTGTTTGGTCCACATTGGATGCATTCAGAACTTTGGGTTCTGCATCAGTGTATCGAACTGCCCTTGTATCCTCCATCATTGGTTGCTTGTTATCTTCAGGAGACTCATAACTCCTAATAACACGAACAACCTCAGTCCTTGTCTCAGTGATTACTGGTGGAATATCCTGGAAAAGTGCCTTGGGTCCCATGCCTTCTGCACTCTGTGGGGCAGAGGGTGTCCTTTCACTCCTCGTCTCAAAGCCACTGTCTGAGAGGGGACTCTTGTCCTGGTCATGTGAGATGTCATCTGGAGATTCTAACATGGCATCAGGCCCAAATAGCACATCTGCTAGTTTACAGAGCTCCTTTTCTGAGGCAGAGGACCGCATGTTTGCGGGTGGCATTTTCAGCTTGTGCTCAGGTTTAAGCATTCGTTtttgtttctcctctccttcccttctaACCTCATCGGATTTATGCTTTGCATCTGCAGTTTTTGAGATAGAGCCACTGTCAATGTCATTTGTCAAGTAGTCTACTACCTTCAATAGATTAAAATCTCTGTCTGGTATAGTCTTAGTTTTGATTTGAGGAACCACTGTCTCATATCTTGGTGGATAACTCCAGTTGCTTGGCTGGGGATCCACTGGTGCTTGTTTAGAGCACTGTGCCTCATCGGTTTTATTCATTTTAATAGCCGTCTTGCTATCCTTGACCGTATCCTTGGTCAGTATCTCACTAACTTTGACCAGGTCCTGTTTGACTTTCTCTACAATTCTGCAAGGCTCCTCGTCCTCTATTTTAGCCTCTTTGGGAGAGTCAGACTGGAAACCTTTGGAGGCTGAACTTGGTTCTGTTTGCAAGATGTTAGACATCCGTATCAAGTCCTCTTTCATTTCTGCCACGTCCTTCAGTATCTCTTGGCTGGAGGACAGCGGGGATGAGGTGGTGGATTTCAGGGCAGTCGGGGGCATAAATAAGGGGGATTTGACAGGTGACAGAGTTCTGGCAAAGGAAGACTGGGCTGAGTTTGTCTCAGCAGGCATAGTTTTTCGAGAGGACGAGAGGGCAGCAGCTGGCGTTGACACTTCAGGGAGCTTTTTAAATTGGGGCTCTGGCAACACATTTATAACCGAATACACTGGGACCGTCATGGTGCCAGATGTGACAGTGGTGGTAGAGTTCGGTGGGGACCTTAGAGTGGCATATAGGGAACTAGAGGCTGAGGATCTTATGGATTGGTAAGATGATGACGCTGAGGAGGACATGGACTTCAGAGTGCCATATCCAGAGGCAGAGCAGGAATTGAAAGTCTTTTCAACCTCGTCAAAGGCTGCATTTACGCTTGTCGTTGCTGCATTGGTGGTTGCCTGTATCCTCTCCTGTAAGCTGCTGGAGAGTAGGGACGTGGGCGAGGAGGAGCGGTACTTTGTAGGGGATACTGTTCCATTGATCAGAGCTGCAGCACTAGGAGGTGTGTTGGATTTAATTGGTGAGGAAAGGGAGGAAAATAGACTTAAGGGGTCTGCATTGGACCGGACAGAGGAGAGGCCAGGAACAGTTTTTATAGGAGAGGACGATGCTGTGGTGCCCACCATGACACCCTTGAATGGCAGAGTTGAACTGTACATGTTCAGTGAGGATTTGGGGGAAGCAGGTGGGCTCATGGCGATTGATGACCTCTCTAGCAGACACCCCACACCAGTGCTGATGGGAGAGGTTCTAGAAGACAATGCTGCCAGTCCCTTGATGGAAACGGGGTCTGGAACGCTTCTGACTGGCGATGACAGGAGACTGGGGGTGACCTGAACTGGGTACTGGGTCTGCTGAACTACAGTCTTAATTGGGGATGAAATTGTCCTGTACGACCTGATGGGGGATGCTACGTCGCTGACTGACTTGATGGAATGGGCCGGTGAGCAGCCTATGTTGGACTTGATGGGGGATGCCGAGGTGATGGACCACACGGACTTCAGTGGAGAGGCATTGGGCGTGTTGGACGATGAACTGGAGTGGGAACCGAACCCAGACTTGGCTTGCTCAGGGACGGAGACAGGAACAGCCGACCACGCCTGATAAGATCTCGTTGAAAAGACAGGTTTGTAAGCGTAGCCAGTAGGCTGTGTTCTCTGCGAGCTCCGATCAGTTGTTTCTTGAATAACCAAACCAAAGATTGAACATAAATTCAACaaaaaataattgaaataataaaacaGGAAAACCAGAGAGAGAAAGTTGGCGTCAGTAGGCCAATATTAATCAAAGCAGTAAGAATAATACAATGGTGAATTTATGCAATGTCAATTACTATCTAAACAAAGGTTGGATGAAAAGTGATTGTTTGAGGTCAATGATCTGTCATAAATAGAAAAGATACAAGATAACACATGATGAAGCATATGAGGCAACGAAATGCTTGAGGTAGCTAACAGTGGAGAAGAAAATATTAGAAATGtaccaagacaacaacaacaaccactctAACCATGTGTGACTTTCGATGTGCTTTGTCTGTTTGCCTTTTTGCTACAGTGCCTTTTATATACTTGGTGCCCTTCATGATCATATGTTTTCAATGCCAAAAATGATCCCACAATCCTTTTGGTAGATTATTGGTGCAATAACTGTCTCAAGGGTTCACTTATTGATTGGTTCACACAAAATGAAAGAAGGCCCTGAACAATCGCAAAGCCCATAAGAGTGAGGTGTTCTTCAAAAGAATGAAAAAGATACAAGAGAATAATTTAATTTGACACAGGGTTCAAAATCTATTTCAAAAATAATAAATTAACATTTGGATGTTGCAATGCCAGTTGTTTTCCCACAAATGTGATGAGACAACAAAAAACAGGAAAATAAATTTCACAAAATGGAGAGGGTCTGCAAAGTATAAGACACAGTAAACCATGCAAGTGTTGTCGTGGATGGATATGAATCATGACGTCTATGATGACAGTATGGAAAGTGCTCATAATTCTACACTATGGATGTATGGATATATCATAAAGGCAATATCTTACACTGCATATGAAGTTGTACAACGTTTCTGAAAGTAAAGATGTTAAACTCACTCGCTGCAGGGTCGGTCAGATAGCTGTAGCGCTTACGCAAAGCTAAGGAGGCAAAGGTATGACGTCGGTCTGGTTTTTCAgtctgcaacaacaaaaacaacaaaatatgtTTTAACATAAAATGTAGATTGGATTTAAAGGCCAAAAAGGTATCTTCCCTTTTTTCACACTACTGCCAGAATTTCTcccattttgtggttttgaaatAAAATCAAGATGATGCATTTAGATTTTCTGAAGTCCATGTTGTTGAGATAGTAGGCACTGTAGGTGATTGTGTTGTAAGTCACCTTCGGCTGATGACTCAAATATCCATGCTTTCCTCTGATTGGATAGATTAAGTGTTACATTGGTGGTGCGATTTAAAGTGTATTTATCTGTCTAATTTTGAAGAAACACATGCAATATGTGATTATTAGATTTGGAGAACTCTGGTGAGATGTCCACAAGCTGACACTGAGAATGCACCTGATCTCTAAAATAAATGATTTAAAGAGGACTCACTCCATTAGTCATGGATGAATGTTCTTTTGAGATCATGAGATGTAATGTAAATGAAGGAAAACACTCTGAGATATAGCTATAAAACATGAAACATTCATGTCATCTTTTGCTGACTAGGTTATGTTGACTTTTCCTCATGCAACGAATAACTCATTGGTCTTGTATAGGTGTGAACAAAACATTGGCAGAAGATGGCTGAAACCACAACTAAGCTAGAGTACTATGCACTACAGCGGGGTTTATCCTCTTCTATCTGCcattccgaaagcactgtatgtcACGCTCTCTGAAAATAGTGTGGAGGGATGGTGTTTCCTACTAGCCTACCTACTGAACACATATGGAAAGAAAGATATGGAAAATAAGCCAGGGTGTGGTACACAAATTGCTCCACTTGGCTTGGGATGAGGACAATAATAATGAAA is a window of Salmo salar chromosome ssa18, Ssal_v3.1, whole genome shotgun sequence DNA encoding:
- the LOC106577144 gene encoding ankyrin-3 isoform X27, translated to MAHAASALKKNRDVDVNAIEDEKEKKRRIKKLASREQKRKSDSNASYLRAARAGNLEKALDYLKSGVEINICNQNGLNALHLASKEGHVEVVAELLKLEANVDAATKKGNTALHIASLAGQTEVVKELVTNGANVNAQSQNGFTPLYMAAQENHIEVVRFLLEHNSSQSMATEDGFTPLAVALQQGHDQVVSLLLENDTKGKVRLPALHIAARKDDTKAAALLLQNDRNADVESKMMVNKTTESGFTPLHIAAHYGNINVATLLLNRGGAVDFMARNDITPLHVASKRGNSNMVKLLLDRGSKIDAKTKDGLTPLHCGARSGHEQVVEILLDRGAPILSKTKNGLSPLHMATQGDHINCVQLLLQNDVPVDDVTNDYLTALHVAAHCGHYKVAKLIVDKKANPNAKALNGFTPLHIACKKNRAKVMELLLKHGASIQAVTESGLTPIHVAAFMGHENIVNSLTHHGASPNTTNVRGETALHMAARAGQADVVRYLLQNGAKVETKAKDDQTALHISSRLGKADIVQQLLQRGASANAATTSGYTPLHLAAREGHEDVAAMLLDQGASLSASTKKGFSPLHVAAKYGKMEVASLLLQKRAAPDAAGKSGLTPLHVAAHYDNQRVALLLLDQGASPHAAAKNGYTPLHIAAKKNQMDIGTTLLEYGADTNAVTRQGISPVHLAAQEGSVDLVSLLLTKNASVNMGNKSGLTPLHLAAQEDKVNVAEVLLNQGADVDPSTKMGYTPLHVACHYGNVKMADFLIQNQARVDDKTKNGYTPLHQAAQQGHTHIINLLLQHGASANQLTVNGSTALSIACRLGYISVVDTLRPVTDENLTSVTATEKHKMNIPETMNEFLDMSDDEGEDAMTGDTDKYLRPQDLKELGDDSLPQEGYMGFSIGVRSASSDRSNTLNRSSYARDSMMIEEILAPTKDTHLAVTRDYDAECLRRYSWTPDTIDHSNTVSSPIHSGLSSPLPQYDSRFLVSFMVDARGGSMRGSRSNGMRIIIPPRKCTAPTRITCRLAKRHKLAYPPPMVEGEGLVSRLVEVGPAGAQFLGPVIVEIPHFGSMRGKERELIVLRSDNGDTWKEHQYDCHPSDITDILNGMDEELDSNAELEKKRICRIITRDFPQYFAVVSRIKQESNHMGPEGGTLTSLTMPMVQASFPQGALTKKIRVGLQAQPVPDDMVRNLLGNRATFSPIVTVEPRRRKFHKPITMTIPVPPRSAEGHPIGPRGDSTPCLRLLCSITGGTSPAQWEDITGTTPLSFVTDCVSFTTNVSARFWLADCHQIPETVGLASQLYRELICVPYLAKFVVFAKMNDPVESRLRCFCMTDDKVDKTLEQQENFEEVARSKDIEVLEGKPIHVDCYGNLSPLIKSGQQLIFNFFSFKENRLPFNVKVRDMGQEPCGRLSFLKEPKTTKGLPQTAICNLNITLPTHKKDMMESDPDDETEKPDRRHTFASLALRKRYSYLTDPAAKTTDRSSQRTQPTGYAYKPVFSTRSYQAWSAVPVSVPEQAKSGFGSHSSSSSNTPNASPLKSVWSITSASPIKSNIGCSPAHSIKSVSDVASPIRSYRTISSPIKTVVQQTQYPVQVTPSLLSSPVRSVPDPVSIKGLAALSSRTSPISTGVGCLLERSSIAMSPPASPKSSLNMYSSTLPFKGVMVGTTASSSPIKTVPGLSSVRSNADPLSLFSSLSSPIKSNTPPSAAALINGTVSPTKYRSSSPTSLLSSSLQERIQATTNAATTSVNAAFDEVEKTFNSCSASGYGTLKSMSSSASSSYQSIRSSASSSLYATLRSPPNSTTTVTSGTMTVPVYSVINVLPEPQFKKLPEVSTPAAALSSSRKTMPAETNSAQSSFARTLSPVKSPLFMPPTALKSTTSSPLSSSQEILKDVAEMKEDLIRMSNILQTEPSSASKGFQSDSPKEAKIEDEEPCRIVEKVKQDLVKVSEILTKDTVKDSKTAIKMNKTDEAQCSKQAPVDPQPSNWSYPPRYETVVPQIKTKTIPDRDFNLLKVVDYLTNDIDSGSISKTADAKHKSDEVRREGEEKQKRMLKPEHKLKMPPANMRSSASEKELCKLADVLFGPDAMLESPDDISHDQDKSPLSDSGFETRSERTPSAPQSAEGMGPKALFQDIPPVITETRTEVVRVIRSYESPEDNKQPMMEDTRAVRYTDAEPKVLNASNVDQTKSFQMKISPDDDSMGKSMRVKEETHITTTTRMVYHKPQSKENASERMEESMSVHDIMKAFQSGRDPSRELAGLFEHRAGNDDTSQRDINSKPKVERIIEVHIEKGNKTEPTEVIIRETKNAPEKEMYFYQGNSGLSRQGEEEPEESLPCYLESSRVNTPMSQEDDSRPSSAQLMADDSYKALKLLSQQSVEYNDDESSELRGESYNFADKMLLSEKPDSSHSDTEEYLRDRSHFHSPDRSSYSQERSSGSRQEYILRSSNIDKSGENANVDDNFDKLTLLQYSSEPGSPKHSVWMRVTDDRQSQNREKLIYEDRVDRTVKEAEEKLSEVSQFFRDKTEKLNDELSSPEKKSRRSDFRETRSGPSSTHSSPERSTYKNGSSGEECRERFRDRFGSSDRKCASLPSSPERRVLLQYNDDNRKPGDGTSQGNAGDASKPFQMSCSKVSAVRLKFEQEAQKQEKGPQWGQTSNAPVRKLQESTLPVYQVFAGSNIPKSPDSPGSTRKVIESEVRGSSGPSPSANRYICSSPKHDTNGNEQEEKKSFKTWECHGNGNYKPQVSKLAHTLVQDAHGNDRNSQRQLQGFRDGITSKEETTKKTIYTELVVRENPNSSDVRTGSLKKNSESQIPVRMPCSFSENHQSTSLKLDTSVKLCERAGSQIPTLARNRLHGSSEANKSTNDSSVEKSSDSYDSSQSTVVCNGIDSDQVEYLENITPVVVTEGFKDIKPLPVYVSIQVGKQYEKETTGLLGTYQKIVSHESRTVHETRGAFYTVKQKQPPSPQGSPEDDTLEQVTFMDSSGKSPVTPETPSSEEVSLASRKTDSVIGYMPSMPSPIAEESEEDEGKTFIYTESLPQKTKPASSEPSNRNQETLKRPKEKRVAYIEFPPPPPLEAEHSDPEKRGSCASSEAETEMMEVNLQEEHDQHLLAEPIIRVQPPSPVPPGADDSNSSDDESIFHPIPNKKYTFKMKEKEEGEKRLKPKKPERNGNNKESGTNGVVKAEEEDLEQNDQSITDCSIATTEFSHDTDATEIDSLDGYDLQDEDDGLSEQDPKTSSLSNDGKTCDRSFSQSKLEVIEEEKTPSEDGGDNGKANSDQNIGDEKDYTLEGRHPDRQGDRQGFADNFFGYQLEEELNSTFKTVATKGLDFDPWSSKGGEGVFDAKAKEEDPKPFGLSVDDKSQATTPDTTPARTPTDESTPTSEPNPFPFHEGKMFEMTRSGAIDMSKRDFVEERLQFFQIGEHSSDGKSGDKGRGGKSPGVVTSQSKTGERGEGVKVETATDSSTSAKCSPAQTGTGCSDAPSGVTVAEITSSCTITASKVDPKLRTPIKMGIAVSITVKKDSGDLKECKAEMAESQMAEYINLENQSVESQSSGYTDPKLSERRDYPAENCNNNNNLESSSVQANYIQCGSVVFNLQSSSEPTLQKASRIEALFCSDSVERVEESSVQAEQRESEAIKEAETKQQKSRLPVKAPGWSFRTQATAIGKQKPKQVVKAEVRRRAEPVIAKVEPRSRIPIKDIKKSSTTSSPISVQVTAQSSRERVAIQLPSRFSIKNRSQVSSAGETSRENASEVCKRTIEYFKGISGETLKLADRLSDEEKKTQGEQSEEDSTSRSTSLSAPSQPSRSSRSGRGSRAEAGALSVRAKVDRASGSERSRRSRRTGGKEGSQVAGPRAPPVAEIKPSPQSPCERTDLRMAIVADHLGLSWTELAREMDFSVDEINHIRVENPNSLTAQSFMLLKKWVSRDGKNATTDALTGVLTKVNRMDIVTLLEGPIFDYGNISGTRSFADDNAVYLDQADDYHSILAELQSPVQLHSDPPFTELHSEPPTLTIDPTPVQLHPHPPTLILTQSEPWNDHMEPSVDPDTSTRTTLRPWELSLSIHTLHLDPTAATNTGMAEGDQVLMVQVEEEKKEVDISLQHQEDSRQTGASAVVAEGEAEEEAEEVVKGGGEEGVEVGEMAEEGDKVVEAKIGAKVVEGGKVAEEGAKVRVEGGKVEWAKVRVEGAKAVENGAEVVEEGGAYLSPQAWAEALGEQGVSGSTEEEDGDEDEKTEDKLKSLLEDIHLEEGSEEEDEEMTEARVQEIVSQVQQAEKDVCSLPGWHSDTSSVNVEPPTPGRSVSSDLLDRQENSQENSSDSITSSSRGEPARSRHNGDNTELPPQDGSLPVSQDSANGRTGRGKEEGTLVSERKVQQHFSESGSDEERTVTTRVFRRRVILKGEQAKNIPGESVTEEQFTDEDGNIITRKVIRKVIRRVSTPTPDDQGGDRGSWDRGDPWPCPFLLEEELEQGDGAKSRKEERSGEKKLQS